GTCGTCCCGATTCGAGACCCGAGCGACTGGGACGACGGTGACGGCGAGCGATTGGCCACCTCGCTCGCGGACCTGCTGGCGTCGGACTACCGCCAGACGGCCGACCTCGGCCGATTTCTCGCCGAACACGACACCTACGAAGTTCGGTAGCGCCCGGCCGACCAACCGGCAGGGTGCGCTCTACTGACCAACCGGCAGGGTGCGTCCGGCCAACTGCTGTCAGGTGGTAAAAAGCTCGCGCGCGTTCGCGGCCGACGGCCGCGAACGCGCGCGAGTGAATGCACGTGCGGGATGCGAACACGAGAGGTTCCGGATGTGGTAGTTAGCCACACGCTTATTTCTGCTGAGTCCTAACGTCGGGTGAATCCGTTCGCTGGCGTGCGATTCGTCCGGAGAAACGTCGAGACCGACTCGAACGCCGGAGGTAGTTCGCCGACCGGTGGCGGAGGAGACAATGACGAACGAGAACGCGAAAGTCAGCGACGAAGAGCGAACCTACGAACGACTCTACGACGAGGCGATACCCTCTACCGTCTCGGTTTACGCGACGGTCGAAACCGACGACGGGACGCGGCCTTCGGGAACCGGGTCCGGATTCGTCTACGACGACGGACACGTCGTCACGAACCAGCACGTCGTCGCGCCGCCGGTCCGAGGACCGCGCGGCGGACCGAACGGACGACGACAGCGTAGGCAGTCTGATAGCGGGAAGAGCGTCGTGGGTCGAACGGTCGAAATCCGGTTCAGCGAGGGCGAGTGGCGCACCGGCGAAGTCGTCGGCGCGGACGCCTACACCGACCTCGCGGCGGTCCGGGTCGAAGACGTGCCCGCCTACGCCGAGCCGCTCCCGGTCGCCGACGAGAACCCGGTACCCGGTCAGCGAGTCGCGGCACTCGGAAACCCGATGGGTCTCGACGGGACCATCACCGCGGGTATCGTCAGTGGAGTCAATCGCACGACGCCGACCGAAGCGGGGTTCACGATTCCCGACGCAATTCAGACCGACGCCGCCATCAATCCCGGCAATAGCGGCGGTCCGCTGGTGACGACGGACGGGGAAGTCGTCGGCGTGAACCGGGCCAAACAGGGCGAGAATATCGGATTCGCCGTCTCGCCCGCCATCGTCACGCGGGTCGTGCCGGAACTCGTCGCCTCAGGCGAGTATCGCCACTCCTACCTCAACGTCCGGACCGTGAACGTCTCGCCGACCGTCGCGGAGGCCAACGACTTGGACGAACCCGCAGGCGTCCTCGTCGCAGACGTTCGTCTCGGACCCGCTAGCGGTGGTCTCGAAGGCTGTGACGGGACACGCACCGTCGGCGGCCACGAAATTCCGGTCGGCGGCGACGTTATCGTCGGCGTCGCCGGACGGTCGGTCCGCTCCCACGAAGAACTGACGCGCTACCTCATCACGCAGACCGAACCCGGCGAGTCCGTGACCGTCGAACTGATTCGGGACGGCCAGCGACTCACCGAACGGCTAACGCTCGGTGAGCGTCCGTCCCCCGACGCCGGGTCGAGTCTGGAACCGCGTTCGCGCCCCGACGACAACTCTCGTTCCGACTTAGAAGGTTCTAAATATAGCTCAAAGATTGGTAATTCTTTCTTTAGCGGTCCTGAATCTGGTTTCGGCGGAGAGGACGCGGACGACGATTCCGGACGCAACATCCCGATTCGCTGAGTGAGGGACGCGCCGACGAAACCGACGCCGGATGTGCCGACGGAACCGACGCCGTTCGGTGACCCGTCGTCCCGTCACCTGCCACTTTCGGGTATTTCGTCTCCCTCCCGTTTCCGGCTATCCCGACCGCTTCTGGTCACCCCGTCGTTTCCGGCTACCCCGTCGTTTCCGGCTACCCCGTCGTTTCCGGCTACCCCGTCGTTTCCGGCTACCCCGTCGTTTCCGCTGTTTCGAGCGGAGAAGAGAACCCGGCGATGAGACGCCGACAAGGGGAGTCTCCCGTTCGAGGCGAATCGGCGGCGTCGGAGACGCGAGGGTCCGGAGACGAGAGGAACGTAGAGACGACCCCACCGTTTCCGCTGTTTTCGGGTCGTCGGGAAGGAAATGAAGACGTACTGAAGCAATCGGCGACGGAGACGCCTCGAAGCGCGGGCGGACGGAGAACGACGCAACACCACCGTTTCCGCTGTCTCGTCCGAGGGTTCCGTCCTCGAATCGAGCGTCTCTGGCCTTCTTTCGGGAGTCTGCGCCGACCGGAGCGCCGGAGCGACGCACGAACGAACCGGCGTCTTCGAGAAGAATCGTCGTACTCGAACTGCTGGCCGACGCGTTCGTCTTCGAAACCTGCTGGCCTTCGCCTGTCGTGGGTCTTCGAGAACGTCGGAGAGTTCGTGGACGGGTCAGACACACCCACCCCACCGTTTCCGCTGTTTTCGAGAAGAAGGGAAGGGTCGGAAGGAACACACCCACCCCACCGTTTCCGCTGTCTTCGGAGCAGAAGGGAGGGGAGGGGCGAGAAATCGCCCCTCACGATGGGGTTAGTCGATGAGGACGGAAGGAGTAAATCTTCGCTTTCGCCGTTTCTCTCGGAGTTCTTCCTTTTCCTCAGAACTTCCCACACCTTTTCACAAAACACAAGAAATTTTGATACGGATTCGGTTAATTATATAAAATCACTCTACCTTACATTTTTAATCGTTTAAATAACCCAATTAGTCTATCTGCACTACGGTTGTGGTTTCTCACTGAACTATATAAAGCTTTCTTTTTATATAGAAGCAACGTGACACCCACCCCACCTTCTTCCGGAAAAGCTCCGGAAACGATGGGGTGGGTGTGTCTTTAAGTATAACCGAACAACGGAAACGATGCTACCCTAAAATCCCGTCCTAAAATAAATAGCTTGGGGACAGAAGAAACAGCGGACGCCACGGCGACCACGATACTTTATAATCCAGTCCGTCCAAGAAACGCGCATGTCATCGTTCAGCTTCGATAGGGACAACTCCCTCTACAAGAACCGGGACGCCTTGCTGGAGGAGTACACCCCGGACAACCTCGTCGGCCGCGACGAGGAGTTAGAGGAGTACCACGCCGCCCTCCAACCGATTATCAACGGCGAGGCCCCGTCGAACATCTTCCTCTACGGAAAGAGCGGCGTCGGAAAAACCGCCGCGACCCGATTTCTCCTCAACCGTCTTCAGGACGACGCCGCCAAGTACGACGACATCTCGCTCAACGTCATCGAAATCAACTGCGACGGACTCAACTCCAGCTATCAAGTCGCCGTGCGCCTCGTCAACACCCTCCGCGACCCGTCCGAGCAAATCAGCAACACCGGCTACCCTCAAGCACAGGTCTACAGTTTCCTCTGGGAGGAACTCGACAAACTCGGCGGCACCATCATCGTGGTCTTAGACGAGGTGGACCACATCAACGACAATTCCATCCTCTACCAGATTCCCCGCGCACGGTCCAACGGCTACCTCGAAGACGCCAAAATCGGACTCGTCGGCATCTCTAACGACCTCTCGTTCCGCGATTCGCTGTCGGCGAAAGTCCGGTCGTCGCTCTGCGAGAAGGAAGTCTCGTTCCCACCCTACGACGCCACCGAACTCCAGAAGGTCCTGAGCCAACGCGAACAGGTCGCGTTCCACGACGGCGCACTCGCCGAGGACGTGATTCCACTCTGTGCCGCCTACGGCGCACAGGACGCCGGGGACGCCCGTCAAGCCCTCGACCTGTTGCTCGAAGCGGGGGACCTCGCCCGGAAGGAGGCCGTCGAGCAGGTCACGGACGAACACGTCCAAGAGGCCCGCGAGAAACTCGAACGCGACCGAATCATGGAGGGAGTCGCCGACCTGACCGAACACGCCCGCCTCATCCTCTACGCCCTCACGTCGCTGGAAGCCGAGGACGAGACGCCCGCACGCTCGCGGGACATCCGACCGCGCTACGAGCAACTCTGCAACCACGTCGGCACCGAACCGCTCACGAGTCGCCGGATGCGCGACCACCTCGCGGACCTCGCCATGCTCGGAGTCATCTCTTCGACGGAGAAAAACGAGGGGATGTCGGGCGGCAAGTACCGCGAACACGCACTGAAACAGGACCTCCAACTCGTCGTCACGGCGCTCGAAGAAACCATCGAGTTCGCAGGCGTCCACGAGAGCATCCGACCCTACTACCAGACCACGTTCGAGGACGCGGAGAACTGAGAAATCGCTCTGTTCGCTTCCGTACCCCACCGTTTCCGCTGTTTTCCGTCGGCATTCGCTCGTCGTCCGTCTTCTCCCTTATTCGGCCGTCTTTCCCCTTCTTTCGTCTCCGAAACGTACCCCACTGTTTCCGCTGTCGTCCGGCGGCTTTCCGGGAGCGACTTCAACTCGGCCCCGAAGGTCCCATTCGACTCTTTCGCACTCGTCTCCGAAACTCGCCTTCCGTTCTCAACCCCATCGTTTCCTCTGTCTACCGACACCGAAGGCAACTCGAAAAGACAGCGGAAACGACGGGGTAGCGGTTCGACGCGGTTGGCGACGGAACAACGGAAATCTCGGTGTTCCGCGCGTCTGCTCCTCCCGGCGAAGGACAACGGAAACGCCGGTGTCCCGTCGGCGGAAACGGCGGTGTGGCCGAGGAGAGGCGTCGGCGTCGGCGGACAACGGAAACGACGGGGTTCGTCGTCCGCCCCAGTACGCACCGAAAGACAGCGGAAACGACGGTGTTCGACTCTACTGGTTGTGTTCGACTTCCAGAATCCGCGAATCGCACTCCGAACAACTGACCGCCACCACGTCCATCGTGCGACAACACGACTCGACGGTCTCCTGTTCCATGGCGATGTCGCCGCCGCAGTCGGGGCAGGCGTCGAGGAAGATACGGAGACCGCTCAGGACGCGACTCTGGTTGGTGACCGTCAGCGACTCCCAGTCGTCGTACCGGTTCTCTAGCAGTTTCGCGGCCGCGAGGTCGGCGACGAGTGCGGCGCGGGACTCCCACTGTCCGAGGCGACCGTTGTCGTACTCCGCGACCAGCGCTTCCTCGTGTTCTTCGAAGGAGAGTTTCTCCTCGTCAACGTCGAGGACGGCGCTCAGGTCGCTCTTCTCGGTCTCGTCGGCTTTGATGGACTCCATGTTGTCGTACCACGCTTCGCGGAACGACTCGGAGAGACAGAGGTCGTCCATCTCCGCGCAGGGTTCGACCGCGCCAGCGTCTGCCAGCACTTCCTCCGGGTCGCGCTCTTCTTCGCTGATTTCGGGCGTCTCGTCTTCGAGTTTGTCGAACTTCGCCAGAACCCAGTCGGGGAAGTACCGCTTGGTCAGCGCTGGCGTCCCCGGCACGAGATACCCTCGGTAGTAGATGCTGAGCAGTGATAGCGTGAATACCACGAGACCACCGGCGAACGTCAACGCGGCCGAGACGAGACCGCTCAGCACGACCGCGATGAAGACGTTGACGATGGTACACGGCGTACACCGGTTCTCTCCGGTGTACTCCGGTTGTCGGAACCAGTCCACGAACCCGTTCGATTTCGTACTCATACTGTCTGTATTCTTTATTTTCTACTCATATATCTGTTGTTAAAGTAAACAGACAGGTTCGGCCGCCGGGTCGGGTCGAACCGGTCGGTTCGACCCGACCCGGCGACTCATCCGGTCAGCGGAAACCGACCGGCGATTCACTCCAGTTCGAGCGGAGAAGCGTTCTGCAACCCAGAAACGTCCTCGACCGCACGCTGGAGTCGGAGAGTCACCGCACTGCCGTTGGTGTGGTAGTCCTCGAACGTCAGTTCCCCGCCGAACTTGCCGACTATCCAGTTCGAAAGCCAGAGACCGAGACCGCTTCCGTGGTGGAGCGCGGTCTCTTCACCCTCCGTGAGAACTTCGCGTTCGTCCTCCGGGATGCCCGGCCCGTCGTCCAAGACGGTCACTTCTACCCACTCGCGGTCGTCGTCGGTGGCCGAGACGGTGACGGTCACCGACGGCCGATTCCCGCCGTGTTCGATGGCGTTCTCCACGACTTCGCTTATCGCGGCCTCGACCGTCTTGTCGGCGTACACGGTCACGGTTTCGGGAGTCTCGGCGGTTATCTCGGCGTCCGGGTACGACTG
Above is a genomic segment from Halorussus caseinilyticus containing:
- a CDS encoding orc1/cdc6 family replication initiation protein, yielding MSSFSFDRDNSLYKNRDALLEEYTPDNLVGRDEELEEYHAALQPIINGEAPSNIFLYGKSGVGKTAATRFLLNRLQDDAAKYDDISLNVIEINCDGLNSSYQVAVRLVNTLRDPSEQISNTGYPQAQVYSFLWEELDKLGGTIIVVLDEVDHINDNSILYQIPRARSNGYLEDAKIGLVGISNDLSFRDSLSAKVRSSLCEKEVSFPPYDATELQKVLSQREQVAFHDGALAEDVIPLCAAYGAQDAGDARQALDLLLEAGDLARKEAVEQVTDEHVQEAREKLERDRIMEGVADLTEHARLILYALTSLEAEDETPARSRDIRPRYEQLCNHVGTEPLTSRRMRDHLADLAMLGVISSTEKNEGMSGGKYREHALKQDLQLVVTALEETIEFAGVHESIRPYYQTTFEDAEN
- a CDS encoding S1C family serine protease; translation: MTNENAKVSDEERTYERLYDEAIPSTVSVYATVETDDGTRPSGTGSGFVYDDGHVVTNQHVVAPPVRGPRGGPNGRRQRRQSDSGKSVVGRTVEIRFSEGEWRTGEVVGADAYTDLAAVRVEDVPAYAEPLPVADENPVPGQRVAALGNPMGLDGTITAGIVSGVNRTTPTEAGFTIPDAIQTDAAINPGNSGGPLVTTDGEVVGVNRAKQGENIGFAVSPAIVTRVVPELVASGEYRHSYLNVRTVNVSPTVAEANDLDEPAGVLVADVRLGPASGGLEGCDGTRTVGGHEIPVGGDVIVGVAGRSVRSHEELTRYLITQTEPGESVTVELIRDGQRLTERLTLGERPSPDAGSSLEPRSRPDDNSRSDLEGSKYSSKIGNSFFSGPESGFGGEDADDDSGRNIPIR